The following coding sequences lie in one Fusobacterium simiae genomic window:
- a CDS encoding AbgT family transporter, with product MKKKFKMPHLLWLMLGLVVLSCLATYIIPAGKFAVDLNGKILADQFEYLGNQTPISLWQGFCLIKDGLVGASTIIFVVMISGANIHIILETKAIDDFMNWSLHKMKDKNKNILIILLFFLMAYLGGFGGTDALIAVVPIGLLFSKKLKLDPIVALGVTTFATLIGFGTGPAQQATTQMLMGIAPYSSFFTRFAYMNFFIIVGIIMVLSYVKKIQKNPENSLMYSEGWNPNKAENKDNINENELIKETKISWKTFLILIVFFTQYLIIVLYPLLGGDNSKLFNVMIAVLTISSLIIGLLGGMSGDELGKQFGAGLASMAFIGFIIGLAKVISLILNDGNVIHTIVYTLTKPLKFLPESVTNIGIAIIVSILNPLIPSATSKAAILVPIIHPVAETLKLNLNIVIVAFQLGDGFTNLISPLLGWMVGSCVMAEVPFSKWVKWVFPKVIIFMLLSFALIFILTITGWTGRF from the coding sequence ATGGTTAATGTTAGGATTAGTAGTACTTTCTTGTTTAGCAACTTATATAATACCAGCTGGAAAATTTGCTGTTGATTTAAATGGAAAAATACTAGCTGATCAATTTGAATATTTAGGTAATCAAACCCCTATTAGTTTATGGCAAGGATTTTGTTTAATTAAAGATGGATTAGTAGGAGCATCAACTATAATTTTTGTAGTTATGATATCAGGTGCAAATATTCATATAATACTTGAAACAAAAGCCATTGATGATTTTATGAATTGGTCTTTACATAAAATGAAAGATAAAAATAAAAATATTTTAATTATTTTATTATTTTTTTTAATGGCATATTTAGGAGGATTTGGAGGAACAGATGCTTTAATAGCTGTTGTTCCAATAGGACTTTTATTTTCAAAAAAATTAAAATTAGATCCAATAGTTGCCTTAGGTGTAACTACCTTTGCAACTTTAATAGGATTTGGAACAGGACCAGCTCAACAAGCTACAACACAAATGCTGATGGGGATAGCTCCTTATAGTTCATTTTTCACAAGATTTGCATATATGAATTTTTTCATAATAGTTGGAATAATAATGGTATTAAGTTATGTGAAAAAAATTCAAAAAAATCCAGAAAATTCTTTAATGTATAGTGAAGGTTGGAATCCAAATAAAGCAGAAAATAAAGATAATATAAATGAAAATGAACTTATAAAAGAAACTAAAATAAGTTGGAAAACATTTTTAATATTAATTGTATTCTTTACTCAGTATCTAATAATCGTATTATATCCACTTTTAGGAGGAGATAATTCTAAATTATTTAATGTTATGATTGCAGTTTTAACAATTTCTTCATTAATAATTGGTTTATTAGGAGGAATGTCAGGAGATGAATTAGGAAAACAATTTGGAGCTGGATTAGCTTCAATGGCATTTATAGGTTTTATAATAGGGTTAGCAAAAGTAATTTCACTTATTTTAAATGATGGAAATGTTATACACACAATAGTCTATACTTTAACTAAACCATTAAAATTTTTACCAGAATCAGTTACAAATATTGGAATTGCTATAATAGTTTCTATATTAAATCCATTAATACCATCAGCAACATCAAAAGCAGCTATATTAGTCCCTATAATACATCCTGTTGCTGAAACATTAAAATTAAATCTTAATATTGTTATTGTAGCATTTCAATTAGGAGATGGTTTCACAAACTTAATATCTCCGTTATTAGGCTGGATGGTGGGTTCTTGTGTTATGGCAGAAGTTCCATTTTCAAAATGGGTTAAATGGGTATTCCCAAAAGTTATAATATTTATGTTATTATCTTTTGCCTTAATATTTATTTTAACAATAACAGGTTGGACAGGAAGATTTTAA